The Stomoxys calcitrans chromosome 3, idStoCalc2.1, whole genome shotgun sequence genome includes a region encoding these proteins:
- the LOC106091676 gene encoding uncharacterized protein LOC106091676 encodes MYQLNDDCLLHIFKLLNIKDQLSLAQVSEQFRYLIVSGIWSRRFRNISTHETCFQSLSIMEYKNFFQLNAENIRILHIEDTKHFAFTSYLNRYTNRPDFSFYFSLRMANLKELYCHDQRLHDGYIEMLSKYCPLLEIFHTESTHITGAYMDHLPMLREARMGDRIIKFERSYSQVPQIQPAVCILTN; translated from the coding sequence ATGTACCAACTCAACGATGATTGCCTGCTGCACATATTTAAATTACTCAACATCAAGGATCAACTCAGTTTGGCGCAGGTCTCTGAACAATTTCGCTACCTCATAGTCAGTGGTATATGGTCCAGAAGGTTTCGAAACATTTCCACACATGAAACTTGTTTCCAATCTCTTTCCATTATGGAatacaaaaacttttttcaacTCAATGCCGAAAATATTCGAATACTACACATCGAGGATACAAAGCATTTTGCCTTCACCAGCTATCTGAATCGTTACACCAACCGCCCGGACTTCTCCTTCTATTTCTCTTTGAGAATGGCCAACTTAAAAGAGCTGTATTGCCACGATCAACGCCTGCATGATGGCTACATTGAAATGTTAAGTAAATATTGTCCTCTATTGGAGATCTTTCACACCGAGAGTACTCATATCACGGGAGCCTATATGGATCATTTGCCAATGTTGCGTGAGGCTAGAATGGGTGATAGAATCATTAAATTTGAAAGGAGTTACAGTCAAGTGCCACAAATACAACCGGCAGTGTGTATATTAACCAACTGA